In Triplophysa rosa linkage group LG7, Trosa_1v2, whole genome shotgun sequence, the following proteins share a genomic window:
- the prpf38a gene encoding pre-mRNA-splicing factor 38A translates to MANRTVKDANSIHGTNPQYLVEKIIRTRIYESKYWKEECFGLTAELVVDKAMELKFVGGVFGGNIKPTPFICLTLKMLQIQPEKDIIVEFIKNEDFKYVRLLGAMYMRLTGTSVDCYKYLEPLYNDYRKIKTQNRNGEFEVMHVDEFIDELLHAERMCDIILPRLQKRQVLEEAELLDTRISALEEDLDEVETSDEEDEEEEKQERVQSPEPHRRAYRDMDRPRRSPSPRYRRSRSPRRRSRSPKRRSPSPRRERDRDRHRSKSPRRHRSRSRDRRHRSKSPGHHRSHRHRSHSKSPESRSKKSHKSRRRGNE, encoded by the exons ATGGCTAATAGAACAGTTAAAGATGCGAACAGTATACACGGAACAAATCCCCAGTATCTTGTAGAGAAGATTATAAGGACACGTATTTATGAGTCCAAGTACTGGAAAGAGGAATGTTTTGGACTTACAG CTGAGCTTGTTGTGGACAAAGCTATGGAACTGAAGTTTGTTGGTGGAGTATTTGGAGGAAACATCAAGCCGACCCCATTCATATGTCTGACCCTGAAAATGCTCCAGATCCAGCCTGAAAAGGACATCATTGTGGAGTTTATCAAGAACGAAGATTTTAA GTATGTTCGTTTGCTTGGAGCAATGTACATGCGTCTGACTGGCACTTCAGTGGATTGCTACAAATATTTAGAGCCATTATACAATGACTACAGAAAAATCAAGACCCAGAATAGAAATGGAG AGTTTGAGGTGATGCATGTAGACGAGTTCATAGATGAGCTTCTTCATGCAGAGCGAATGTGTGACATCATCCTCCCCAGACTTCAG AAGAGACAGGTTTTGGAGGAGGCTGAACTCCTGGATACTCGCATTAGTGCCCTAGAGGAAGACCTGGATGAGGTGGAGACCAGTGATGAGGAGGATGAGGAAGAAGAGAAG CAGGAAAGAGTGCAGTCACCAGAGCCACACAGGAGGGCTTACAGAGATATGGATCGGCCACGCAGATCTCCATCTCCACGATACAGACGAAGTCGCTCACCCAGAAG aAGGAGCAGATCACCTAAAAGAAGAAG CCCATCACCGAGACGTGAGCGAGATCGGGATCGCCACCGCAGCAAAAGCCCCCGTAGACATCGCAGCAGATCCAGGGACAGGAGACATCGTTCCAAATCTCCAG GTCACCATAGAAGCCACCGGCATCGCAGCCACTCCAAATCCCCAGAAAG TCGGTCTAAGAAGAGTCATAAGAGTCGTCGAAGAGGAAACGAGTGa
- the akr1a1b gene encoding aldo-keto reductase family 1 member A1-B isoform X2, with the protein MQPFQRALRLVIHSHKFYCRRLTHRMSINDFAVISTGRKMPLVGLGTWKSEPGKVKQAVIWALQSGYRHIDCAPIYANEPEIGEAFQEMLGPDKALRREDVFVTSKLWNTKHHPDDVEPALLKTLKDLKLEYLDLYLIHWPYAFQQGDNPFPKKEDGTLLYDEIDYKLTWAAMEKLVGKGLVRAIGLSNFNSRQIDDILSVASIKPSVLQVECHPYLAQVELLAHCRDRGLVMTAYSPLGSPDRAWKHPEEPVLLEEPAIATLAKKYNKTPAHIIIRWQTQRGVVTIPKSITESRIKENIQLFDFSLEPEEMSQVTALNRGWRYIVPTITVDGKPVPRDAGHPHYPFKDPY; encoded by the exons ATGCAGCCTTTTCAACGAGCTCTGCGTCTTGTTATTCATTCTCATAAGTTTTACTGTCGAAGACTG ACACACAGGATGAGTATCAATGACTTTGCTGTCATCAGCACTGGACGAAAGATGCCGCTTGTGGGACTAGGGACGTGGAAGAGTGAACCTGGAAAG GTAAAACAGGCAGTTATTTGGGCATTGCAATCTGGCTATCGGCACATTGACTGTGCTCCCATTTATGCAAACGAGCCAGAGATTGGTGAAGCTTTTCAGGAAATGCTGGGGCCTGACAAA GCCTTAAGACGAGAGGATGTATTTGTGACTTCCaaactgtggaacacaaaacatCACCCAGATGATGTAGAGCCTGCTCTTTTAAAGACCCTGAAAGACCTGAAGCTGGAATACCTGGACCTCTACCTAATCCACTGGCCATATGCCTTCCA aCAAGGTGATAACCCTTTCCCTAAAAAAGAGGATGGAACCTTGCTGTATGACGAAATAGACTATAAACTGACATGGGCTGCTATGGAAAAGCTTGTGGGAAAGGGTCTTGTCAGGGCCATTGGGCTCTCTAACTTCAACAGCAGACAGATCGATGACATCTTATCAGTTGCAAGCATCAAACCTTCTGTTTTGCAG GTGGAGTGTCATCCATACCTTGCACAGGTTGAGTTGCTAGCTCACTGTCGTGATCGGGGTTTGGTGATGACTGCATACAGTCCACTAGGATCTCCTGACCGAGCCTGGAAGCATCCAGAAGAGCCCGTTCTGTTGGAGGAACCAGCCATTGCTACACTAGCCAAGAAGTACAACAAGACTCCTGCTCACATTATCATCAG GTGGCAAACTCAGCGAGGAGTAGTGACTATCCCAAAGAGCATCACAGAGTCTCGGATCAAAGAGAATATCCAG CTATTCGATTTCAGTCTTGAACCTGAGGAAATGAGTCAAGTGACTGCATTGAATAGAGGTTGGCGTTACATTGTGCCAACAATTACT GTTGATGGAAAGCCTGTACCCCGGGATGCAGGACATCCTCACTACCCTTTTAAAGACCCCTATTAA
- the akr1a1b gene encoding aldo-keto reductase family 1 member A1-B isoform X3: protein MSINDFAVISTGRKMPLVGLGTWKSEPGKVKQAVIWALQSGYRHIDCAPIYANEPEIGEAFQEMLGPDKALRREDVFVTSKLWNTKHHPDDVEPALLKTLKDLKLEYLDLYLIHWPYAFQQGDNPFPKKEDGTLLYDEIDYKLTWAAMEKLVGKGLVRAIGLSNFNSRQIDDILSVASIKPSVLQVECHPYLAQVELLAHCRDRGLVMTAYSPLGSPDRAWKHPEEPVLLEEPAIATLAKKYNKTPAHIIIRWQTQRGVVTIPKSITESRIKENIQLFDFSLEPEEMSQVTALNRGWRYIVPTITVDGKPVPRDAGHPHYPFKDPY from the exons ATGAGTATCAATGACTTTGCTGTCATCAGCACTGGACGAAAGATGCCGCTTGTGGGACTAGGGACGTGGAAGAGTGAACCTGGAAAG GTAAAACAGGCAGTTATTTGGGCATTGCAATCTGGCTATCGGCACATTGACTGTGCTCCCATTTATGCAAACGAGCCAGAGATTGGTGAAGCTTTTCAGGAAATGCTGGGGCCTGACAAA GCCTTAAGACGAGAGGATGTATTTGTGACTTCCaaactgtggaacacaaaacatCACCCAGATGATGTAGAGCCTGCTCTTTTAAAGACCCTGAAAGACCTGAAGCTGGAATACCTGGACCTCTACCTAATCCACTGGCCATATGCCTTCCA aCAAGGTGATAACCCTTTCCCTAAAAAAGAGGATGGAACCTTGCTGTATGACGAAATAGACTATAAACTGACATGGGCTGCTATGGAAAAGCTTGTGGGAAAGGGTCTTGTCAGGGCCATTGGGCTCTCTAACTTCAACAGCAGACAGATCGATGACATCTTATCAGTTGCAAGCATCAAACCTTCTGTTTTGCAG GTGGAGTGTCATCCATACCTTGCACAGGTTGAGTTGCTAGCTCACTGTCGTGATCGGGGTTTGGTGATGACTGCATACAGTCCACTAGGATCTCCTGACCGAGCCTGGAAGCATCCAGAAGAGCCCGTTCTGTTGGAGGAACCAGCCATTGCTACACTAGCCAAGAAGTACAACAAGACTCCTGCTCACATTATCATCAG GTGGCAAACTCAGCGAGGAGTAGTGACTATCCCAAAGAGCATCACAGAGTCTCGGATCAAAGAGAATATCCAG CTATTCGATTTCAGTCTTGAACCTGAGGAAATGAGTCAAGTGACTGCATTGAATAGAGGTTGGCGTTACATTGTGCCAACAATTACT GTTGATGGAAAGCCTGTACCCCGGGATGCAGGACATCCTCACTACCCTTTTAAAGACCCCTATTAA
- the nasp gene encoding nuclear autoantigenic sperm protein isoform X1, protein MPEETASASTAKSMEEKPCSSTAAADSTVDVSEEAKKLIGTGNRHLVMGDVVSAVSAFQEACAMLAEQYGDTADECGEAFFLCGKALLELARMENTVLGNALEGVPEESSVEGEKQNDSKIESADNLDEKTRDELRAQVYDAMSEETSTGVQKEQEDDEQEEAEKKPKEGGQKKSTEEEGGDQKQHEKKEDVKVRSEEDAPKTEQNLAENKAEKSNGALEREDASGSNGVSEKAEKDKEATENQNGNDEPMEEEGRDDDDDDDDDDDENEDEEEGGTKDKESEEEEEVGNLQLAWEMLEVAKVIYKRKESKEDQLMAAQIYLKLGEVGAESGNYSQSLEDFNECLTLQLKHLPSHSRLLAETHYQLGTTYSYTAQYSKAIEHFSSSIKVIESRLAMLQVAIEKAEGAETAQEKSELEELKQLLPEITEKIEDAKESQRTAATASAAIHQTLASCSAAFDSTCVRGGASTSAFPAENGPSSSTARQIDVRPADVASSSKSASDISHLVRKKRKPDEESPKKDSDAKKTKQETSVNGSDDSARNGVPEKMEPEPSNSSSVETSA, encoded by the exons ATGCCCGAGGAAACAGCATCCGCCTCAACCGccaaaag TATGGAGGAAAAACCTTGCTCGTCGACTGCTGCTGCAGACAG CACTGTTGATGTATCTGAGGAAGCAAAGAAGCTGATTGGCACAGGCAACAGGCATTTGGTTATGGGTGATGTTGTGTCTGCAGTCAGTGCGTTTCAAGAGGCCTGTGCCATGCT AGCTGAGCAGTATGGAGACACTGCTGATGAATGTGGAGAAGCTTTTTTCTTGTGTGGGAAGGCCCTTCTGGAACTTGCCAG GATGGAGAATACCGTGCTTGGCAATGCTTTAGAGGGAGTCCCAGAGGAATCTTCTGTAGAAGGAGAGAAACAGAACGACTCCAAGATTGAGAGTGCAGACAATTTAGATG AGAAAACCAGAGATGAGCTTCGGGCACAGGTTTATGATGCCATGTCAGAAGAGACAAGTACTGGGGTGCAGAAAGAGCAGGAAGATGATGAGCAGGAGGAAGCTGAGAAAAAGCCTAAGGAAGGGGGGCAGAAAAAATCAACAGAAGAGGAGGGAGGTGACCAGAAGCAGCACGAGAAAAAGGAAGATGTTAAAGTACGAAGTGAAGAGGATGCACCTAAAACTGAACAAAATCTTGCTGAGAATAAAGCGGAGAAGTCAAATGGAGCTTTGGAGAGGGAAGATGCCTCTGGGTCAAATGGAGTTTCTGAAAAGGCTGAAAAAGACAAGGAGGCAACTGAAAATCAAAATGGCAATGATGAACCTATGGAGGAGGAGGGTAGAG atgatgatgatgatgatgatgatgatgacgatgagAATGAAGATGAGGAAGAGGGTGGTACAAAAGATAAG GAaagtgaggaggaggaggaagttGGCAATTTGCAGCTAGCTTGGGAGATGCTGGAGGTTGCTAAAGTCATTTATAAAAG AAAAGAAAGTAAAGAAGATCAGCTAATGGCAGCACAGATTTACCTGAAACTTGGAGAGGTTGGGGCTGAATcgg GTAACTACAGCCAGTCTCTGGAAGACTTCAACGAATGCTTGACCCTGCAGCTGAAACACCTTCCCTCTCATAGCCGTCTTCTGGCTGAGACTCATTACCAGTTGGGCACAACGTATAGTTACACAGCCCAGTACAGCAAAGCCATCGAGCACTTCTCAAGCTCCATCAAAGTCATTGAGAGCCGTCTCG CTATGCTTCAAGTGGCGATAGAAAAGGCAGAGGGTGCAGAGACGGCGCAGGAGAAGAGTGAGCTTGAAGAGTTGAAACAGTTACTGCCAGAAATTACTGAAAAGATAGAAGATGCCAAGGAGAGCCAGAGGACTGCTGCCACAGCCTCTGCGGCCATCCATCAGACACTTGCGAGTTGCTCCGCTGCCTTTGACTCAACTTGTGTTAGA GGAGGAGCATCCACTTCTGCGTTCCCTGCTGAAAACGGCCCATCTTCATCTACAGCTAGACAG ATTGATGTGAGGCCAGCTGATGTTGCATCTTCATCGAAGTCTGCATCGGATATTTCTCACCTGGTCCGCAAGAAG
- the nasp gene encoding nuclear autoantigenic sperm protein isoform X2: protein MPEETASASTAKSMEEKPCSSTAAADSTVDVSEEAKKLIGTGNRHLVMGDVVSAVSAFQEACAMLAEQYGDTADECGEAFFLCGKALLELARMENTVLGNALEGVPEESSVEGEKQNDSKIESADNLDEKTRDELRAQVYDAMSEETSTGVQKEQEDDEQEEAEKKPKEGGQKKSTEEEGGDQKQHEKKEDVKVRSEEDAPKTEQNLAENKAEKSNGALEREDASGSNGVSEKAEKDKEATENQNGNDEPMEEEGRDDDDDDDDDDDENEDEEEGGTKDKESEEEEEVGNLQLAWEMLEVAKVIYKRKESKEDQLMAAQIYLKLGEVGAESGNYSQSLEDFNECLTLQLKHLPSHSRLLAETHYQLGTTYSYTAQYSKAIEHFSSSIKVIESRLAMLQVAIEKAEGAETAQEKSELEELKQLLPEITEKIEDAKESQRTAATASAAIHQTLASCSAAFDSTCGGASTSAFPAENGPSSSTARQIDVRPADVASSSKSASDISHLVRKKRKPDEESPKKDSDAKKTKQETSVNGSDDSARNGVPEKMEPEPSNSSSVETSA from the exons ATGCCCGAGGAAACAGCATCCGCCTCAACCGccaaaag TATGGAGGAAAAACCTTGCTCGTCGACTGCTGCTGCAGACAG CACTGTTGATGTATCTGAGGAAGCAAAGAAGCTGATTGGCACAGGCAACAGGCATTTGGTTATGGGTGATGTTGTGTCTGCAGTCAGTGCGTTTCAAGAGGCCTGTGCCATGCT AGCTGAGCAGTATGGAGACACTGCTGATGAATGTGGAGAAGCTTTTTTCTTGTGTGGGAAGGCCCTTCTGGAACTTGCCAG GATGGAGAATACCGTGCTTGGCAATGCTTTAGAGGGAGTCCCAGAGGAATCTTCTGTAGAAGGAGAGAAACAGAACGACTCCAAGATTGAGAGTGCAGACAATTTAGATG AGAAAACCAGAGATGAGCTTCGGGCACAGGTTTATGATGCCATGTCAGAAGAGACAAGTACTGGGGTGCAGAAAGAGCAGGAAGATGATGAGCAGGAGGAAGCTGAGAAAAAGCCTAAGGAAGGGGGGCAGAAAAAATCAACAGAAGAGGAGGGAGGTGACCAGAAGCAGCACGAGAAAAAGGAAGATGTTAAAGTACGAAGTGAAGAGGATGCACCTAAAACTGAACAAAATCTTGCTGAGAATAAAGCGGAGAAGTCAAATGGAGCTTTGGAGAGGGAAGATGCCTCTGGGTCAAATGGAGTTTCTGAAAAGGCTGAAAAAGACAAGGAGGCAACTGAAAATCAAAATGGCAATGATGAACCTATGGAGGAGGAGGGTAGAG atgatgatgatgatgatgatgatgatgacgatgagAATGAAGATGAGGAAGAGGGTGGTACAAAAGATAAG GAaagtgaggaggaggaggaagttGGCAATTTGCAGCTAGCTTGGGAGATGCTGGAGGTTGCTAAAGTCATTTATAAAAG AAAAGAAAGTAAAGAAGATCAGCTAATGGCAGCACAGATTTACCTGAAACTTGGAGAGGTTGGGGCTGAATcgg GTAACTACAGCCAGTCTCTGGAAGACTTCAACGAATGCTTGACCCTGCAGCTGAAACACCTTCCCTCTCATAGCCGTCTTCTGGCTGAGACTCATTACCAGTTGGGCACAACGTATAGTTACACAGCCCAGTACAGCAAAGCCATCGAGCACTTCTCAAGCTCCATCAAAGTCATTGAGAGCCGTCTCG CTATGCTTCAAGTGGCGATAGAAAAGGCAGAGGGTGCAGAGACGGCGCAGGAGAAGAGTGAGCTTGAAGAGTTGAAACAGTTACTGCCAGAAATTACTGAAAAGATAGAAGATGCCAAGGAGAGCCAGAGGACTGCTGCCACAGCCTCTGCGGCCATCCATCAGACACTTGCGAGTTGCTCCGCTGCCTTTGACTCAACTTGT GGAGGAGCATCCACTTCTGCGTTCCCTGCTGAAAACGGCCCATCTTCATCTACAGCTAGACAG ATTGATGTGAGGCCAGCTGATGTTGCATCTTCATCGAAGTCTGCATCGGATATTTCTCACCTGGTCCGCAAGAAG
- the nasp gene encoding nuclear autoantigenic sperm protein isoform X3, which yields MPEETASASTAKSMEEKPCSSTAAADSTVDVSEEAKKLIGTGNRHLVMGDVVSAVSAFQEACAMLAEQYGDTADECGEAFFLCGKALLELARMENTVLGNALEGVPEESSVEGEKQNDSKIESADNLDEKTRDELRAQVYDAMSEETSTGVQKEQEDDEQEEAEKKPKEGGQKKSTEEEGGDQKQHEKKEDVKVRSEEDAPKTEQNLAENKAEKSNGALEREDASGSNGVSEKAEKDKEATENQNGNDEPMEEEGRDDDDDDDDDDDENEDEEEGGTKDKESEEEEEVGNLQLAWEMLEVAKVIYKRKESKEDQLMAAQIYLKLGEVGAESGNYSQSLEDFNECLTLQLKHLPSHSRLLAETHYQLGTTYSYTAQYSKAIEHFSSSIKVIESRLAMLQVAIEKAEGAETAQEKSELEELKQLLPEITEKIEDAKESQRTAATASAAIHQTLGGASTSAFPAENGPSSSTARQIDVRPADVASSSKSASDISHLVRKKRKPDEESPKKDSDAKKTKQETSVNGSDDSARNGVPEKMEPEPSNSSSVETSA from the exons ATGCCCGAGGAAACAGCATCCGCCTCAACCGccaaaag TATGGAGGAAAAACCTTGCTCGTCGACTGCTGCTGCAGACAG CACTGTTGATGTATCTGAGGAAGCAAAGAAGCTGATTGGCACAGGCAACAGGCATTTGGTTATGGGTGATGTTGTGTCTGCAGTCAGTGCGTTTCAAGAGGCCTGTGCCATGCT AGCTGAGCAGTATGGAGACACTGCTGATGAATGTGGAGAAGCTTTTTTCTTGTGTGGGAAGGCCCTTCTGGAACTTGCCAG GATGGAGAATACCGTGCTTGGCAATGCTTTAGAGGGAGTCCCAGAGGAATCTTCTGTAGAAGGAGAGAAACAGAACGACTCCAAGATTGAGAGTGCAGACAATTTAGATG AGAAAACCAGAGATGAGCTTCGGGCACAGGTTTATGATGCCATGTCAGAAGAGACAAGTACTGGGGTGCAGAAAGAGCAGGAAGATGATGAGCAGGAGGAAGCTGAGAAAAAGCCTAAGGAAGGGGGGCAGAAAAAATCAACAGAAGAGGAGGGAGGTGACCAGAAGCAGCACGAGAAAAAGGAAGATGTTAAAGTACGAAGTGAAGAGGATGCACCTAAAACTGAACAAAATCTTGCTGAGAATAAAGCGGAGAAGTCAAATGGAGCTTTGGAGAGGGAAGATGCCTCTGGGTCAAATGGAGTTTCTGAAAAGGCTGAAAAAGACAAGGAGGCAACTGAAAATCAAAATGGCAATGATGAACCTATGGAGGAGGAGGGTAGAG atgatgatgatgatgatgatgatgatgacgatgagAATGAAGATGAGGAAGAGGGTGGTACAAAAGATAAG GAaagtgaggaggaggaggaagttGGCAATTTGCAGCTAGCTTGGGAGATGCTGGAGGTTGCTAAAGTCATTTATAAAAG AAAAGAAAGTAAAGAAGATCAGCTAATGGCAGCACAGATTTACCTGAAACTTGGAGAGGTTGGGGCTGAATcgg GTAACTACAGCCAGTCTCTGGAAGACTTCAACGAATGCTTGACCCTGCAGCTGAAACACCTTCCCTCTCATAGCCGTCTTCTGGCTGAGACTCATTACCAGTTGGGCACAACGTATAGTTACACAGCCCAGTACAGCAAAGCCATCGAGCACTTCTCAAGCTCCATCAAAGTCATTGAGAGCCGTCTCG CTATGCTTCAAGTGGCGATAGAAAAGGCAGAGGGTGCAGAGACGGCGCAGGAGAAGAGTGAGCTTGAAGAGTTGAAACAGTTACTGCCAGAAATTACTGAAAAGATAGAAGATGCCAAGGAGAGCCAGAGGACTGCTGCCACAGCCTCTGCGGCCATCCATCAGACACTT GGAGGAGCATCCACTTCTGCGTTCCCTGCTGAAAACGGCCCATCTTCATCTACAGCTAGACAG ATTGATGTGAGGCCAGCTGATGTTGCATCTTCATCGAAGTCTGCATCGGATATTTCTCACCTGGTCCGCAAGAAG
- the nasp gene encoding nuclear autoantigenic sperm protein isoform X4, producing the protein MPEETASASTAKSMEEKPCSSTAAADSTVDVSEEAKKLIGTGNRHLVMGDVVSAVSAFQEACAMLAEQYGDTADECGEAFFLCGKALLELARMENTVLGNALEGVPEESSVEGEKQNDSKIESADNLDEKTRDELRAQVYDAMSEETSTGVQKEQEDDEQEEAEKKPKEGGQKKSTEEEGGDQKQHEKKEDVKVRSEEDAPKTEQNLAENKAEKSNGALEREDASGSNGVSEKAEKDKEATENQNGNDEPMEEEGRDDDDDDDDDDDENEDEEEGGTKDKESEEEEEVGNLQLAWEMLEVAKVIYKRKESKEDQLMAAQIYLKLGEVGAESGNYSQSLEDFNECLTLQLKHLPSHSRLLAETHYQLGTTYSYTAQYSKAIEHFSSSIKVIESRLAMLQVAIEKAEGAETAQEKSELEELKQLLPEITEKIEDAKESQRTAATASAAIHQTLASCSAAFDSTCVRGGASTSAFPAENGPSSSTARQIDVRPADVASSSKSASDISHLVRKKPSNSSSVETSA; encoded by the exons ATGCCCGAGGAAACAGCATCCGCCTCAACCGccaaaag TATGGAGGAAAAACCTTGCTCGTCGACTGCTGCTGCAGACAG CACTGTTGATGTATCTGAGGAAGCAAAGAAGCTGATTGGCACAGGCAACAGGCATTTGGTTATGGGTGATGTTGTGTCTGCAGTCAGTGCGTTTCAAGAGGCCTGTGCCATGCT AGCTGAGCAGTATGGAGACACTGCTGATGAATGTGGAGAAGCTTTTTTCTTGTGTGGGAAGGCCCTTCTGGAACTTGCCAG GATGGAGAATACCGTGCTTGGCAATGCTTTAGAGGGAGTCCCAGAGGAATCTTCTGTAGAAGGAGAGAAACAGAACGACTCCAAGATTGAGAGTGCAGACAATTTAGATG AGAAAACCAGAGATGAGCTTCGGGCACAGGTTTATGATGCCATGTCAGAAGAGACAAGTACTGGGGTGCAGAAAGAGCAGGAAGATGATGAGCAGGAGGAAGCTGAGAAAAAGCCTAAGGAAGGGGGGCAGAAAAAATCAACAGAAGAGGAGGGAGGTGACCAGAAGCAGCACGAGAAAAAGGAAGATGTTAAAGTACGAAGTGAAGAGGATGCACCTAAAACTGAACAAAATCTTGCTGAGAATAAAGCGGAGAAGTCAAATGGAGCTTTGGAGAGGGAAGATGCCTCTGGGTCAAATGGAGTTTCTGAAAAGGCTGAAAAAGACAAGGAGGCAACTGAAAATCAAAATGGCAATGATGAACCTATGGAGGAGGAGGGTAGAG atgatgatgatgatgatgatgatgatgacgatgagAATGAAGATGAGGAAGAGGGTGGTACAAAAGATAAG GAaagtgaggaggaggaggaagttGGCAATTTGCAGCTAGCTTGGGAGATGCTGGAGGTTGCTAAAGTCATTTATAAAAG AAAAGAAAGTAAAGAAGATCAGCTAATGGCAGCACAGATTTACCTGAAACTTGGAGAGGTTGGGGCTGAATcgg GTAACTACAGCCAGTCTCTGGAAGACTTCAACGAATGCTTGACCCTGCAGCTGAAACACCTTCCCTCTCATAGCCGTCTTCTGGCTGAGACTCATTACCAGTTGGGCACAACGTATAGTTACACAGCCCAGTACAGCAAAGCCATCGAGCACTTCTCAAGCTCCATCAAAGTCATTGAGAGCCGTCTCG CTATGCTTCAAGTGGCGATAGAAAAGGCAGAGGGTGCAGAGACGGCGCAGGAGAAGAGTGAGCTTGAAGAGTTGAAACAGTTACTGCCAGAAATTACTGAAAAGATAGAAGATGCCAAGGAGAGCCAGAGGACTGCTGCCACAGCCTCTGCGGCCATCCATCAGACACTTGCGAGTTGCTCCGCTGCCTTTGACTCAACTTGTGTTAGA GGAGGAGCATCCACTTCTGCGTTCCCTGCTGAAAACGGCCCATCTTCATCTACAGCTAGACAG ATTGATGTGAGGCCAGCTGATGTTGCATCTTCATCGAAGTCTGCATCGGATATTTCTCACCTGGTCCGCAAGAAG
- the akr1a1b gene encoding aldo-keto reductase family 1 member A1-B isoform X1, which produces MQPFQRALRLVIHSHKFYCRRLEHCSNSFRVFSLKTHRMSINDFAVISTGRKMPLVGLGTWKSEPGKVKQAVIWALQSGYRHIDCAPIYANEPEIGEAFQEMLGPDKALRREDVFVTSKLWNTKHHPDDVEPALLKTLKDLKLEYLDLYLIHWPYAFQQGDNPFPKKEDGTLLYDEIDYKLTWAAMEKLVGKGLVRAIGLSNFNSRQIDDILSVASIKPSVLQVECHPYLAQVELLAHCRDRGLVMTAYSPLGSPDRAWKHPEEPVLLEEPAIATLAKKYNKTPAHIIIRWQTQRGVVTIPKSITESRIKENIQLFDFSLEPEEMSQVTALNRGWRYIVPTITVDGKPVPRDAGHPHYPFKDPY; this is translated from the exons ATGCAGCCTTTTCAACGAGCTCTGCGTCTTGTTATTCATTCTCATAAGTTTTACTGTCGAAGACTG GAACACTGTTCAAATAGTTTTCGTGTCTTTTCTTTAAAGACACACAGGATGAGTATCAATGACTTTGCTGTCATCAGCACTGGACGAAAGATGCCGCTTGTGGGACTAGGGACGTGGAAGAGTGAACCTGGAAAG GTAAAACAGGCAGTTATTTGGGCATTGCAATCTGGCTATCGGCACATTGACTGTGCTCCCATTTATGCAAACGAGCCAGAGATTGGTGAAGCTTTTCAGGAAATGCTGGGGCCTGACAAA GCCTTAAGACGAGAGGATGTATTTGTGACTTCCaaactgtggaacacaaaacatCACCCAGATGATGTAGAGCCTGCTCTTTTAAAGACCCTGAAAGACCTGAAGCTGGAATACCTGGACCTCTACCTAATCCACTGGCCATATGCCTTCCA aCAAGGTGATAACCCTTTCCCTAAAAAAGAGGATGGAACCTTGCTGTATGACGAAATAGACTATAAACTGACATGGGCTGCTATGGAAAAGCTTGTGGGAAAGGGTCTTGTCAGGGCCATTGGGCTCTCTAACTTCAACAGCAGACAGATCGATGACATCTTATCAGTTGCAAGCATCAAACCTTCTGTTTTGCAG GTGGAGTGTCATCCATACCTTGCACAGGTTGAGTTGCTAGCTCACTGTCGTGATCGGGGTTTGGTGATGACTGCATACAGTCCACTAGGATCTCCTGACCGAGCCTGGAAGCATCCAGAAGAGCCCGTTCTGTTGGAGGAACCAGCCATTGCTACACTAGCCAAGAAGTACAACAAGACTCCTGCTCACATTATCATCAG GTGGCAAACTCAGCGAGGAGTAGTGACTATCCCAAAGAGCATCACAGAGTCTCGGATCAAAGAGAATATCCAG CTATTCGATTTCAGTCTTGAACCTGAGGAAATGAGTCAAGTGACTGCATTGAATAGAGGTTGGCGTTACATTGTGCCAACAATTACT GTTGATGGAAAGCCTGTACCCCGGGATGCAGGACATCCTCACTACCCTTTTAAAGACCCCTATTAA